From Oryza sativa Japonica Group chromosome 4, ASM3414082v1, one genomic window encodes:
- the LOC9267478 gene encoding vacuolar protein sorting-associated protein 54, chloroplastic encodes MASRPPLRTTSASSSTLSTDSPTSAPPGGVPQSITALLNNPLPSASSSSYYWLTWPPPTPLPDAPPPPPPHPCDVSRADFAPYLAAVADPFGRFADIRLHASAEELAESQDGAAAGPAASGLAACLREVPALFFKEDFALEDGATFKAACPLGDAALQERLGQHLDVVEAHLVREIARRSESFYEAQGRLRGLDGEIVAAVGRIRELREVVRVLTGDLVGAARQVQELNATRGNLVALQQKLTVILYVSQALAALKLLVAAADCAGALDVIDDLQNLLDTDELTGLYCFRNIRDQLGTSLDSVNSILSAEFVRAAVPDGKAVDALIQANVKRKASVPLNGTEHEVNIDEEESFILRDRLLPLIICLLRTDKLPAVLRIYRDTLITVMKASIKATVAELLPILVARTIDSDSVTGDRAADSDAGGQSLANKLRSLSSEGFVQLLSAIFRIVQVHLVQAAEVKRIVEWIMGNLEGSLSSDASNSVQKHSGSVSDFSQENDHGVTSRVSNTLTRSNSKFPFFQGKTNDMSSTNSIKNVRADVLRENTEAVFAACDAAHGRWAKLLGVRAALHPKLRLQEFLIIYNVTEEFVAATEKIGGRLGYNIRGIVQQQSKQFVDYQHTVRMAKIKAVLDQETWVAIDVPEEFQAIVLSLSSTYSVANGMEMPSTDDSSKLHENRVTSQEPVNSAENNTDNGNAVSTSPSTENNVGHARSTQQTIVHGGVGYHMVNCGLILLKMLSEYVDISKCLPSLSFEVVQRVVEILKLFNTRTCQLVLGAGAMQVSGLKSITSKHLALASQIISFIYSLIPDIRRVLFLKIPEARKQLLMSELDRVTQDYKIHRDEIHTKLVQIMRERLLANLRKLPQIVESWNGPEDTDLQPSQFAKSVTKEVSYLHRILSQTLLEADVQLIFRQVVQIFHSHITEAFSKLELSTPQAKNRLCRDVQHILVCIRKLPAENFSAEAIPNYGLLDDFLAEKFGTKVDE; translated from the exons atggccTCGCGGCCTCCGCTCcgcaccacctccgcctcctcctccaccctctCCACCGACTCCCCCACCTCCGCTCCCCCCGGCGGCGTCCCGCAGTCCATCACCGCGCTCCTCAACAACCCtctcccctccgcctcctcctcctcctactactGGCTCACCTGGCCCCCTCCCACCCCGCTCCCCgacgcgcccccgccgccgccgccccacccctgCGACGTCTCCCGCGCCGACTTCGCCCcctacctcgccgccgtcgccgacccctTCGGCCGCTTCGCTGATATCCGGCTCCACGCCTCCGCGGAGGAGCTCGCGGAGTCCcaggacggcgccgccgccggccccgcgGCCTCCGGCCTCGCCGCCTGCCTCCGCGAGGTCCCCGCGCTCTTCTTCAAGGAGGACTTCGCGCTCGAGGACGGGGCCACGTTCAAGGCCGCCTGCCCGCTCGGCGACGCCGCGCTGCAGGAGCGCCTCGGCCAGCACCTCGACGTCGTCGAGGCGCACCTCGTGCGGGAGATCGCGCGCCGCTCCGAGTCCTTCTACGAGGCGCAGGGCCGGCTGCGGGGGCTGGACGGGGAGATCGTCGCCGCGGTCGGGAGGATCCGGGAGCTCAGGGAGGTGGTCCGGGTGCTCACCGGCGATCTCGTGGGTGCCGCGCGCCAGGTGCAGGAGCTCAATGCGACGCGGGGTAACCTCGTCGCGCTGCAGCAGAAGCTCACCGTCATCCTCTACGTCAGCCAGGCGCTCGCTGCTCTAAAGCTG CTTGTGGCAGCTGCGGATTGTGCTGGTGCCCTTGACGTAATTGATGACCTGCAAAACTTGCTA GATACTGATGAACTCACTGGGCTTTATTGCTTTCGAAATATTCGTGATCAGTTGGGGACATCACTAGATTCTGTCAACAG CATTCTTTCAGCAGAATTTGTGCGGGCTGCTGTTCCTGATGGAAAAGCTGTAGACGCATTGATTCAAGCAAATGTGAAAAGAAAGGCTTCTGTCCCCCTTAATGGGACGGAGCATGAA GTAAACATAGATGAGGAAGAAAGCTTCATTCTCAGAGATCGGCTTCTCCCCCTCATTATTTGCCTACTGAGAACG GACAAACTTCCAGCGGTGCTAAGAATTTACCGTGACACACTAATTACTGTTATGAAAGCTTCAATTAAAGCCACAGTAGCTGAGCTGCTCCCAATTTTAGTTGCCAGGACAATAGATTCTGATTCAGTAACTGGAGACAGAGCTGCTGATTCTGATG CTGGAGGCCAGTCTTTAGCAAATAAGTTGCGGAGTCTATCGTCTGAAGGGTTTGTTCAGCTTTTATCGGCTATATTTAGGATAGTACAG GTACATCTAGTGCAAGCAGCTGAAGTTAAAAGAATAGTTGAATGGATCATGGGAAACCTCGAGGGGAGCTTAAGTTCTGATGCTTCAAATTCTGTACAAAAGCACAGTGGCTCGGTTTCTGATTTTTCCCAAGAAAATGACCACGGTGTCACTTCACGGGTGTCTAATACTCTTACCAGGAGTAATTCTAAGTTTCCCTTCTTTCAAGGAAAAACGAATGACATGTCCAGTACAAATTCAATAAAGAATGTCCG AGCTGATGTCTTGAGAGAAAACACAGAAGCTGTTTTTGCTGCATGTGATGCTGCCCATGGACGATGGGCTAAACTTCTTGGTGTTCGTGCTGCCCTTCACCCCAAATTAAGACTTCAGGAGTTCTTGATCATCTATAATGTAACAGAAGAATTTGTAGCTGCCACTGAAAAG ATTGGAGGCAGGTTGGGTTACAACATCCGTGGAATTGTACAACAACAATCAAAGCAATTTGTTGACTATCAGCATACTGTCCGG ATGGCAAAAATCAAGGCAGTTCTTGACCAAGAGACATGGGTTGCTATTGATGTTCCAGAAGAGTTCCAAGCAATTGTTCTATCACTATCATCCACTTATTCCGTTGCTAATGGCATGGAGATGCCTAGCACTGATGACAGCTCAAAGCTCCATGAAAATCGGGTTACAAGTCAAGAACCAGTAAATTCAGCTGAAAATAATACTGATAATGGCAACGCAGTATCTACTTCTCCTTCGACTGAAAACAATGTTGGGCATGCTAGATCAACACAGCAAACCATTGTGCATGGGGGTGTAGGCTATCATATGGTAAACTG TGGTTTGATATTGTTGAAGATGTTATCGGAATATGTTGACATCAGTAAATGCTTGCCATCATTATCTTTTGAGGTGGTCCAACGTGTTGTTGAAATATTGAAGCTCTTCAACACTAGGACGTGCCAACTGGTTCTTGGTGCAGGTGCCATGCAG GTGTCTGGTCTGAAATCAATTACGTCTAAGCATTTAGCTTTGGCAAGTCAGATAATCAGCTTTATATATTCTTTAATTCCAG ATATCCGGCGTGTACTTTTCCTGAAAATACCCGAGGCACGCAAACAACTGTTAATGTCTGAACTGGATAGAGTGACTCAG GATTACAAGATTCATCGAGATGAAATTCACACCAAGCTAGTCCAGATAATGAGAGAGAGATTACTAGCAAATCTGAGAAAATTACCGCAAATTGTGGAAAGTTGGAATGGGCCTGAAGATACTGATTTGCAGCCAAGTCAATTTGCCAAGTCTGTTACGAAG GAAGTTAGTTACTTGCATCGCATCCTTTCTCAAACATTGCTTGAGGCAGATGTGCAATTGATATtcag GCAAGTAGTTCAAATATTCCATTCACATATCACAGAAGCATTTTCGAAGTTAGAACTCAGTACACCTCAGGCAAAGAACAG ATTGTGCCGTGATGTCCAACATATTCTTGTATGCATTCGGAAGTTGCCTGCTGAGAACTTCAGTGCAGAAGCTATTCCGAATTATGGTCTTCTTGATGATTTCTTGGCTGAAAAGTTTGGGACAAAAGTTGATGAATGA
- the LOC4335184 gene encoding two-component response regulator ORR42 — MAFQTQGSNLRALLVEDIKVNRMILSQMLRKFQVETTVVQNGKEAVELFLGGETFDIVLTDNLMPIMTGPEAISKIRAMGATDVMIVGVSVDANSMEEFKDAGADLCVPKLKLEILEHILQETRSKKNKSSA, encoded by the exons ATGGCGTTCCAAACCCAAGGATCCAACCTGAGGGCATTGCTCGTTGAGGACATCAAAGTGAACCGCATGATCCTGTCGCAGATGCTGCGCAAATTCCAAGTTGAAACCACTGTGGTTCAGAATGGAAAAGAAGCTGTTGAACTATTCCTTGGAGGAGAAACATTTGATATTGTTTTGACTGACAATCTTATGCCCATCATGACTGGTCCTGAG GCAATATCCAAGATCCGTGCCATGGGTGCTACTGATGTGATGATTGTTGGAGTCTCAGTTGACGCCAACAGCATGGAAGAGTTCAAAGATGCTGGTGCTGATCTATGTGTGCCCAAGCTGAAGCTTGAGATTCTAGAGCACATCCTTCAGGAGACCAGGAGCAAGAAGAACAAGAGCAGCGCTTAG